From the uncultured Methanomethylovorans sp. genome, the window ACAAAAGAGAACGGCTTATAGCAAATACATATCGATTATAATTAAACCTATTATTCAGATATTTAATTTGTATTGAAATTACATATAACTGAAATCAATATTATTTTATTGCAAGGATTTTAATTAAATTTATATAGTTATATTACCTTTCAATATTTTGAGAATATATCTCAGGACTCATTCTTATTACAGAGTGGGTGGTAGGAATGCAAAAAAAATCAAACAAATTAATTTGTTTTGGACTTGTATTGTTTACGATCATGACAATTGGAATTAGTTCTGCTGATTCCTTGGATGTAGAACTGATTGGTCAGATTGGAGGAAGTGATTCAGCTGTTGCTATAGCTGGAAATTATACATATACAGGACAAGGTCAGGACCTTGTTGTCTATGATACCACTAATGCTGATAATCCGGTCGAATTAGAAAGGATTACAACTTCAGGATTTGTGTATCACATTGCGGTAGAAGGCAATTATGCGTATATAGCCGGTAACAATGGTCTTACTATCTTTGATATTAGTATTCCTTCATCTCCTGTTATTGCAGGCAATTATTCAGGTTATACAGAAAATATTGAGGTATTAGACAATTATGCATAGAGCCTGTATCAAAACTATAAATACTATTTCTCTGAATGTTATTGTGGGGATATGAATGGAATTCAGAGAACTCTCTGATGATCAATGGAAGTTTATAAAGCCACACTTGCCACCACAACCAATTACCGGAAGAAAGAGAGCTGATGACCGTAAGGTCATCAATGGTATTCTCTTTGTTCTGATAACAGGTTGCAGATGGGGAGATATGCCAGCTATTTATGGTTCCCAGGCAACTGCCTGGAGAAGGCTGAAAAGGTGGTCAGAGGAAGGTATATGGAACGAGATAATGGAATCCCTTCGGGATTCCGCTTACCAGAAAGGTAAGTTCTCATTGGATACAGTGTGTATCGATAGCAGTTTCATCGAAACTAAAAAAGGGGAGATGACTCCTCGTACAACGGTCACAAGAAAAGAAAAGGCATAAAGATCCATGCATGTGTAAGTTGTGAAGGTTTTCCACTTACAATCCAAATATCTTCTGGAAAAGAGCACGATAGACAGCACTTCATTGAAGTTATGGAGGATATTAAGGTTAAGACCGATGGAAGACCAAGGACAAGACCTCTTGAAGTTCTGGCAGACGCTGCGTACGACGATACAGAAATCAGGCAGTACTTAAGGTCCAGAGCTATCAAAAGCAACATACCGATCAATACAAGGAACAGTAAAAGAAAGAAAAGAGGAAGACCTACTCGATTTGATGAAGAAACATATTATTACAGAGGAACTATAGAACGATTCTTTGCATGGTTGAAGATGGGATTTAGAAAATTAGCAAGTAGATATGAACGTCTTAATGTGGTTTTCAAAGGATTGTTAGATATTGCATGTTTCCTGTTGTGTTGGAAAAAGGTGTGAGTGAAGTTTTGAAATAGGCTCATACATAAACAAGGATAATTCCATCTCTATTGTAAATGTCACTAATCCTTCAGCACCAGTGCTTGTTGGTAGTTATCAATCTGCCCACGTATCAGATATTGCAGTATCAGGTAGTTATGCATATATTATTTCGGATATCCGTCCAGAAGATATAGATGAGACTGGATTTACGATAATAGATATCTCTAATCCTTCAGCACCAATATTCAAAGGATATTTAGAATTTTCTAAGAGTACATATGCTATTGCAGTTTCAGGCAACTATGCGTATATGGCAAGTGAAACTGGTCTTATGATTATAGACATTACTAATCCTTCCACACCAACTATTACAAATAGTTATGATACTGGTTGGGTAGGTGACATCATTGTAGAAGGTAACTATGCATACATATCCAATAGTATTGCTCTTTCTATTCTGGATATCACTGACTCTTCCTTACCTCAACTTGTAGGAAGCTATCCTATTGAAAATGTATCTTGCATTGCTGTGGAAAATAATTATATCTATGTAGTATCTGAAAGCAGTGGCCTTTCCATCCTTCATGTGAATAACGTACCAAGCATTGACCAAACTACCACCACCTCTTACGCAGTAAATGACGACAATAGATTGCGCGAGTCTTCTCCAAGTAGCGTCCTTTCTACTAGTAGTTATATTGATCTCGGAAAGAGCACATCTCGCTGCAGGGATGTAATGGCTTTCAACCTTAGTGGTTACGAGACAACAGGTACAATAGATAAGGCAACTCTTTCACTTTACTGGTATTATCCAGCAGGTGCTACCCGTACTTCTGACACAGTAGTTGAAATATACAGGCCAATGGAATGGGATCCAAAGTATGTGAGCTGGAAAAACAGTGCTTCCGGTAAAGCCTGGACAAATGCAGGAGGAAGCTGGTATGATAAGAACGGTGTACCTCAGGGTACTACACCTTATGCCTTTGTAACCTTCTCAGCTGACAAAGTGCCTGATAACAAGTACTATGAGTTTGATGTCACAGACCTTGTACAGGAATACATAAATGGTACGTATGATAACACAGGTTTCTTCCTCAAGGCAAAAGATGAGAGTGGTAATTACATTGCATTCTACAGTTCAGACTGGTTAAATGCTGCACAGATACCAAAATTAACTATAACCTCAACTTCAGGTTCAGGGAATGTTACTCCTGTGGATGAGTTGCCTGTGGCAAATGCTGGTGATGATATTACTGCAACTACAGGTTCTGCTGTGAGTTTTGATGCAAGTGCATCCACAGATGACAAGGGTATATATTCATATTCTTGGGATTTCGATGTTTCAGATGGAATAACCTCTGAAGCTACTGGTGTTACAGCTACTAAGACCTACGCGAGTCCAGGTACTTACACTGTAACTCTAACCGTTACAGATACAGCAGGACAGGAATCTACTGACACAATGCATGTAATTGTAAGCAGTAGTTCAAGTTCAGTAACATATTCCCCTCTCTATGATAACAGATTGCGTGAGTCAAGTTCAAGCACTGTGCTTTCCACTACAGGCTATATTGATGTTGGAAAGAGCACATCCATTAGCAGAGATGTAATGATATTTGATCTAAGTGATTACGAGACTACAGCTAAGATCTCAAAAGCAACGCTTTCGCTATACTGGTATTATCCTGTAGACAAGACCCGTACTTCTGACACAGTAGTTGAAATATACAGGCCAATGGAATGGGATCCAAAGTATGTGAGCTGGAAAAACAGTGCTTCCGGTAAAGCCTGGACAAATGCAGGAGGAAGCTGGTATGATAAAAACGGTGTACCTCAGGGTACTACACCTTATGCCTCTGTAACTTTCTCAGCCAGCAAAGTTCCTGATAACAAGTACTATGAGTTCGATGTCACGGACCTTGTACAGGAATATATAAGCGGCGAGAGTAAGAACACCGGTTTCCTGCTCAAGGCAAAGACAGAGAACGGTAACTACATTGCATTCTATAGTTCAGATTGGACAAATGCTGAACAGAGACCGAAGTTAACCATAACAAGTTAACATATGAGCGAATAAATATTCGCTCTACTTTTTTTCATGTTCATTTAATAATTACATTGCAGAATAGTGATATTTTGGCTCTGTAGAAATCCATGACGATTTTTAGGATAATATATCTACTTGCTTATCCTATCATATTAATATATAATTAAGTATATACTATATTGTCGAAATTCGATAAATTGTTGTGTATGTCCAAAATCTAACGAAGCCCCTCTGCAGAGCTGATCAGTGAGAAGTGATTGTATGGTCAAGATGAAAGGGAAATCAAAAGCGTTACTTTACTTTGAAATAGTACTATTCTTTTTGATATTATGCACAGGACTTGGTTCAGCTACCAATAGTGTCAATGTTGAATTAGCAAGTCAGTTTGGGGGCTCAATTTCCACTGTTACATTTAATGGAAAATATACATATCTAGGGCAGGGTGAAAGTTTAGCTATTCTGAATACAACAGATCCATTACATTCAGCTGAGATTGGAAGAATTGCAACGTCATCACCTATTAAGGATATTGTTCTTTCAGGGAATTATGCGTATGTAGCTGATTCTAAGAGCGGGTTTTTGATAATTGATATCAGCAATTCATCAGCGCCAAAACTCGTAGGTAGTTATTGTACTGCAGATGATGCATATGGCGTTTCAATAGCAGGAAATTATGCTTATGTGGCTGCTAGTCAGAAAGGACTTGAGATAATAAATATAAATAATCCTGCAGCACCAACACTTGTTGGTAGTTATGATACTGCTGGTTGTGCACGGGACGTTACTTTATCAGGTAATTATGCTTACGTGGCTGATGATTCCGATGGTCTTGTAATAGTCAATGTAAGTAATCCAGCAGCACCGACGCTTGCAGGCAGGTATGATACTGCTGGTTATGCATGGGATGTTACTTTATCAGGTAATCATGCTTATGTGGCTGATTATTACGATGGTTTAGTTATAGTTGATGTAAGTAATTCATCAAAACCAAAACTTATAGGTAGGTATAATACTGCTGGTTATGCACTTGGTGTTGCTGTTTCAGGTAATAATGCTTACGTGGCTGATGGTGGCGATGGTCTTATTATGGTTGATTTAAGTACTCCTACAGCACCAAAACTTGCAGGAAGGTATGATACTGCTGGTTATGCAGTTGCTGTTGCAGTGTCAAGCACCTGTACATATGTGGCAGATAGCAGCAATGGTCTTGTAATAGTGTACAGTTCGTCGGTCATCAATAGTTTTGATACAATTTGCTATTCACGTGATGTTGTTGTATCTGGTAATTATGCTTACGTGGCTAATGTAGAAGATGGTCTATTAACAATCGATGTAAGTAATTCATCAGAACCAAAAATTGCGGGCAGGTATGATACCGCTGGTGAAGCATATAGTGTTGCTGTATCTGGTAATTATGCTTATGTGTCTGATTGTTTAAATGGTCTTTTAATAGTCGATGTAAGTAATCAATCAGCGCCAAAACTTGTAGGCAGGTATGATACTGATGGTTATGCACTTGGTGTTGCTATTTCAGGAGATTATGCTTACATAGCTGATGGTGACGATGGTCTTGTTATAATTGACATAAGTACTCCTGCGTCACCAACACTTGCTGGCAGTTATGATAGCGATGGTTATGCAAATGGTGTTACTTTATTGGGTAATTATGCCTACATAGCTGACTATAACAATGGTCTTGTAATAGTCAATGTAAGTAATCCTACATCACCAACACTTGCTGGTAGTTATGATACTGCTGGTGAAGCAGAAGATGTTACTTTATTGGGTAACTATGCTTACATAGCTGACTATAACAATGGTCTTGTAATTGTCGATGTAAGTAATCCCACATCACTAAAGCTTACTGGTAGTTATGATACTGCTGGTGAAGCAGAAGGTGTTGTTGTTTCGGGTAATTATGCTTACATAGCTGATGGTGACGATGGTCTTGTTATAGTCGATATAAGTAACCCCGCATCACCAACACTTTCAGGCGGTTACATTTCCGAAGCTGATGCTTCTAAAAGTTCTGCAGTTTCAGGTAATTATGTATATCTGGCTGATTTTAATAATGGTCTTGTAACCCTAAAAAGCGATGTCCAGAATAATCCTCCAGTACTCGCTGAAATTGGCAATAAAACCGTCAATGCGAACTCTTTGCTTAGTTTTACTATCTCGGCAACTGACCTCGAAGGAGATGGAGTAACTTATTCTGCTACCGGATTGCCTGCAGGATCCAAACTGAATGCAATAACTGGTTTGTTTACATGGACCCCAACCACTATAGAGACTTATACTATCAAGTTCATTGCAACAGCCAATGGGCAGACAGACAATGAAACAATAACGATTACAGTAAAAACTAGTGTAGGAAGCACCGTATCATCTCCACCTCCATATGACAATAGGTTAATTTCAGAGAGTCCAACTGTCGTATTCTCTACAAACACTTATATTGACATTGGAAAGGACACGATCACTGCCAGAGATGTGATGCTGTTTGATCTGAGCAGTTACAAGACAACTGATACTATATCCAAAGCAACTCTATCATTGTATTGGTACTATCCTTCTGGTAAGACACGTACCTCTGATACTGTAGTTGAGGTATATAGACCAGTAGAATGGGACACAAAGTATGTGAGCTGGAATAATCGTGCTTCTGGCACTGCTTGGAGCACAGCAGGAGGAAACTGGTACGATAAGAATGGAATTGCTCAGGGAAGCATACCATATGCTTCGGTGACATTTGCAGGTACTAAAAAGCCTGATAGAAAGTACTATGAGTTTGATGTCACTCAGTTAGTAAAGGAGTATGTAAGTGGTAAGTACAAGAATACTGGATTCTTCCTGAAAGCAAAGACTGAAAGTGGCAATTACATTGCATTCTATAGTGTCGATGCATCGAATGCTGCAATGAGGCCGAAGTTAACCATAACAAGTTAACTTAAGGATAAGAAAATGACGTGAGCGAAATAATTTCGCTCCACATCTTTTTTTGATCATTTCTGGAACATAAGCACACTCAAAAAAAGAGATGCTAAAAATCCTATTGTTCCCAGGATTATCGTATTAGTTTCTCCCAGGATTATTAGGTATGTCGAAATCAGGGCTATCACTACCAGGAACAGGTTTTTAGTCAGCCTGTCCAGCAGTTTGTATCTTTTCACCTTGTATGTGCTTTCCTTCAGTTTTTCAAATCTATATCCTCTAATGGTCTCAATGACATCATTGACACCTGCAGGGAAGTTTCTGAACGTCTCTATATATTTATCTCCTTCAAGCTGAATGGCTTCGAAAGCCTTTTTCAGGTCATATCTTGTCCATATGGCTTTTGAAATAACTGGCTTTGCCGCGTCAAGCAAATTAAATTTAGGGTCAAGATCAAAACAAACAGATTCTATAAGCAACAATCCCTTTTCCAGAGTGGAAAATTCACTTGGCAGAGACATATTATATTTTAGGGCGATTTTTGCATAATTATCGCTTTGCCTTTCTCCCATAGCATATTTTTGTGCGATAATTAATTCATCCATATCTCTTCTGAATCTGCCTATATCGATATCTTCTTTACGCAACTTTCCTATCTTGAGGAATGCATCAGAGGCAATTTCAACATTTCCTGCATATACTCCATAGAACAGGTTGAGCATATCCCTCTTAAGTTCGTTGTCCAGTTTGCCCACAGCGCCAAAGTCAATGAATGCAATTTTTCCATCCTTTACGATGATATTGCTTCCATGAGGATCTGCATGGTAAAAACCATCGATATAAACCTGCTTGAGGTAACTTGCAGCAATAAGTTTTGCATAATTTGTACGGGTAGCCTGGTTTACATCTTTCAGATCCTTAATCTGTACACCTTCAATGAAATCCATTACAAGAATGCTCTCACGGCTGTACTCGGTATGTACCATTGGAATTATGACATTTTCATCATCCTTGAAATTGTCATAGAATCTCATCATGTTTCTGGCTTCTATTCTGTAGTCCAGTTCGGCGGTAAGGACTTCTCTAAATTCTCTCAGGAAAGCATCTACATCAAAATTATTGCCAATACCAACAATTCTCACAAAGAGAGGTTTCATATCCTCGATGATATCAAGGTCAAGGTTTATGGTGTCTATAAGTCCTGGGCGTGCTATTTTCACTGCTATTCTCTTGCCATTTAACACGCCTTTATACACCTGTCCAATAGATGCGCTAGCTATGGGTTTGGTGTCAAATTCATCAAAAATGTCAAGTATGTTCTGTGGCCCATAGTTAACTGCTGTATCTTCGTTTTTATTGCCAATAGCATTGCATGCACATCCAGTTTCAAAGGATGTTCTCATCTCATTGAAATCGATAGGTTTCACTTTGTCCTGCAGTTTCTCCAGTTCAATTACATATGATCTGGGCACAATGTCCGGACGTCTGCTTAGCATCTGACCAAGTTTTATGAAACTGGGTCCTAGTTCCTCAAATGCATCACGAAGTTTTGCAGCACCGCCACGATTTTCCAGGTCCAGGTTACAAGTGCATTCACTGTTGGAGATATAATTGCGTTTTATATCCTTGTAAAGCAAGAAAAATAAATTATATTTAATAAATACCCGAACAATTGTGATATATCTGCACGTTTTTTTAAACATCTAAGGATAATAATGTTTTTTAGTAAATATATGTTCGCTATTCATACTTACTTCATTTCAAGCAAACTTTTTATCATTGTATAGAGTCCAATACCCTTTGGGGAAGTTTATGTTCTATGTGGAGTTCATCTCAAGTAAGTATAATAATAGCAGGTGGCATCTATGAAAGGACGCTATCTGGTAATTATTGGTATTCTTCTATTGATCATCCTATGGATCGGTTATAGTCAATTTGGGGTGAGGCCTTCTGTAAGTGAAGAGAATCTGTCTTATATACAACTTCCTTCGGGATTTAAAATAGAAGTATTTGCAGATGGTCTGGGTGACAGCCTTC encodes:
- a CDS encoding disaggregatase related repeat-containing protein; amino-acid sequence: MVKMKGKSKALLYFEIVLFFLILCTGLGSATNSVNVELASQFGGSISTVTFNGKYTYLGQGESLAILNTTDPLHSAEIGRIATSSPIKDIVLSGNYAYVADSKSGFLIIDISNSSAPKLVGSYCTADDAYGVSIAGNYAYVAASQKGLEIININNPAAPTLVGSYDTAGCARDVTLSGNYAYVADDSDGLVIVNVSNPAAPTLAGRYDTAGYAWDVTLSGNHAYVADYYDGLVIVDVSNSSKPKLIGRYNTAGYALGVAVSGNNAYVADGGDGLIMVDLSTPTAPKLAGRYDTAGYAVAVAVSSTCTYVADSSNGLVIVYSSSVINSFDTICYSRDVVVSGNYAYVANVEDGLLTIDVSNSSEPKIAGRYDTAGEAYSVAVSGNYAYVSDCLNGLLIVDVSNQSAPKLVGRYDTDGYALGVAISGDYAYIADGDDGLVIIDISTPASPTLAGSYDSDGYANGVTLLGNYAYIADYNNGLVIVNVSNPTSPTLAGSYDTAGEAEDVTLLGNYAYIADYNNGLVIVDVSNPTSLKLTGSYDTAGEAEGVVVSGNYAYIADGDDGLVIVDISNPASPTLSGGYISEADASKSSAVSGNYVYLADFNNGLVTLKSDVQNNPPVLAEIGNKTVNANSLLSFTISATDLEGDGVTYSATGLPAGSKLNAITGLFTWTPTTIETYTIKFIATANGQTDNETITITVKTSVGSTVSSPPPYDNRLISESPTVVFSTNTYIDIGKDTITARDVMLFDLSSYKTTDTISKATLSLYWYYPSGKTRTSDTVVEVYRPVEWDTKYVSWNNRASGTAWSTAGGNWYDKNGIAQGSIPYASVTFAGTKKPDRKYYEFDVTQLVKEYVSGKYKNTGFFLKAKTESGNYIAFYSVDASNAAMRPKLTITS
- a CDS encoding lipopolysaccharide core heptose(II) kinase RfaY yields the protein MLYKDIKRNYISNSECTCNLDLENRGGAAKLRDAFEELGPSFIKLGQMLSRRPDIVPRSYVIELEKLQDKVKPIDFNEMRTSFETGCACNAIGNKNEDTAVNYGPQNILDIFDEFDTKPIASASIGQVYKGVLNGKRIAVKIARPGLIDTINLDLDIIEDMKPLFVRIVGIGNNFDVDAFLREFREVLTAELDYRIEARNMMRFYDNFKDDENVIIPMVHTEYSRESILVMDFIEGVQIKDLKDVNQATRTNYAKLIAASYLKQVYIDGFYHADPHGSNIIVKDGKIAFIDFGAVGKLDNELKRDMLNLFYGVYAGNVEIASDAFLKIGKLRKEDIDIGRFRRDMDELIIAQKYAMGERQSDNYAKIALKYNMSLPSEFSTLEKGLLLIESVCFDLDPKFNLLDAAKPVISKAIWTRYDLKKAFEAIQLEGDKYIETFRNFPAGVNDVIETIRGYRFEKLKESTYKVKRYKLLDRLTKNLFLVVIALISTYLIILGETNTIILGTIGFLASLFLSVLMFQK
- a CDS encoding transposase, which codes for MEFRELSDDQWKFIKPHLPPQPITGRKRADDRKVINGILFVLITGCRWGDMPAIYGSQATAWRRLKRWSEEGIWNEIMESLRDSAYQKGKFSLDTVCIDSSFIETKKGEMTPRTTVTRKEKA
- a CDS encoding transposase yields the protein MHACVSCEGFPLTIQISSGKEHDRQHFIEVMEDIKVKTDGRPRTRPLEVLADAAYDDTEIRQYLRSRAIKSNIPINTRNSKRKKRGRPTRFDEETYYYRGTIERFFAWLKMGFRKLASRYERLNVVFKGLLDIACFLLCWKKV